The Oceanispirochaeta sp. M1 genome contains a region encoding:
- a CDS encoding ATP-grasp domain-containing protein produces the protein MTVHVLGGGPAQLNLIRLLKDRGHKVAVSDMNPDSPGLALADFPSPASSFDPAAVAEAARTASSDCLLTLGTDQPVLTAALVSEELDLPYFLSSAQARLVTNKKDMKQMFLSEGIPTAPFRLISPDFKDEELEDLNFPLVIKPLDSQGQRGVLKVRNTAEIRDHMQEVLGYSRECEILAEEYYPSEEITLSGWVYKGNLHIFSITDRVTIENDPYMGVCISHRYPSVFHQDWDELESLSRKICHTVGLQEGAVYFQILGGEKGFFVNEIACRLGGAYEDEFLPALCGVDPLELLIDQTTGEGYNWSRPEEMTAKRQGRYFSLQMFFCRPGKIMKQSGMDQLLQFPGTGKGRFLLKEGTSIGNRENSTQRAGYFFIYGNSPADINKKIDLAYESLEILDEQGRQMIELEKRMYFPQ, from the coding sequence ATGACCGTACATGTTCTGGGTGGCGGCCCGGCACAATTGAATCTTATCAGACTTCTAAAGGACCGGGGACATAAGGTCGCCGTCTCTGATATGAATCCCGACTCTCCCGGTCTTGCTCTGGCCGATTTCCCATCCCCGGCCAGCAGCTTTGATCCTGCCGCTGTTGCAGAGGCTGCCCGGACGGCATCAAGTGATTGTCTACTCACTCTTGGCACGGATCAGCCTGTTTTGACTGCGGCCCTGGTCTCCGAAGAACTGGATCTTCCCTATTTTCTCTCATCAGCACAGGCCCGGCTTGTGACCAATAAGAAAGATATGAAACAGATGTTTCTCTCAGAGGGTATCCCCACGGCCCCTTTTCGCCTTATCAGTCCTGATTTCAAAGATGAGGAGCTGGAAGATCTGAATTTTCCTCTGGTCATCAAACCCCTGGACAGTCAGGGGCAGAGGGGTGTTCTGAAAGTCAGAAATACAGCTGAGATTCGGGATCATATGCAGGAAGTTCTGGGGTATTCAAGAGAATGTGAAATCCTGGCGGAGGAGTATTATCCCTCCGAGGAGATTACCCTGAGCGGCTGGGTTTATAAAGGAAATCTGCATATTTTCTCGATTACAGACAGGGTCACCATAGAAAATGATCCCTATATGGGAGTCTGTATATCACACCGTTATCCGAGTGTCTTTCATCAGGACTGGGATGAGCTGGAATCTCTGAGCAGAAAAATATGCCATACTGTAGGCTTGCAGGAGGGGGCTGTCTATTTTCAGATCCTGGGCGGAGAGAAAGGATTTTTTGTCAATGAGATTGCCTGCCGTCTGGGAGGCGCCTATGAAGATGAATTCCTTCCAGCCCTCTGCGGTGTGGATCCCCTGGAGCTTTTAATTGATCAGACCACAGGGGAAGGGTATAATTGGAGCCGTCCGGAGGAGATGACTGCAAAGCGACAGGGCCGTTATTTTTCCCTGCAGATGTTTTTCTGCAGACCCGGTAAAATCATGAAACAGAGTGGAATGGATCAGCTGCTTCAGTTTCCCGGGACAGGGAAGGGCAGATTTCTCCTTAAAGAGGGCACATCTATCGGGAACCGGGAGAATTCGACTCAGAGAGCCGGATACTTTTTTATCTATGGGAACAGCCCGGCAGATATAAACAAAAAAATTGACCTGGCCTATGAGTCCCTGGAAATCCTGGATGAGCAGGGCAGGCAGATGATAGAACTTGAAAAAAGGATGTACTTTCCCCAATGA
- a CDS encoding RND transporter, with the protein MFSFLDKIEYPLLIIAAVLMLLAPFTPMPHIIEKLIMLREGTLKKPIDIFDLFYHLVPTILLIIKIIRDYGAARG; encoded by the coding sequence ATGTTTTCATTTCTAGATAAAATTGAATATCCGCTTCTTATTATAGCAGCCGTTCTTATGCTGCTGGCACCATTCACACCAATGCCGCATATAATTGAAAAACTGATAATGCTGAGAGAAGGTACCCTGAAAAAACCTATCGATATTTTCGACCTTTTCTACCATCTTGTCCCTACAATTCTGCTGATAATCAAAATAATAAGAGATTACGGAGCCGCCAGAGGCTGA
- a CDS encoding glycoside hydrolase family 2 TIM barrel-domain containing protein yields MYFSPLAAHKPWIQPELPSISTIPPRSTLFPFADIESALERNPEKSPWFMNLKGHWDFLLKEKPEDVSPEDIKMVPLKSRKIKVPANWTMEDTGDYPWYTNVQMPFTVKPPHVPEKNPTGIYHTSFNLPGGWKNRRTVIHFDGVESAFFLYINGEEVGFSKDSRTPAAFDISTYLKEGENSLCAVVIRWSDGSFMEDQDHWWMAGIYRDVYLYSTDEERIADLFVKCEPLPEGKGSMEISVQTDSINEAHEVFGLSGTLYDSAGNIKWDCPELGTTRFRDIRHTDSDKIGGREIRFTAVIEDIRMWSSEHPELYTFVTALHKPDGSIVEAVSCRSGFRKVEIKNRELLINGKAVMIKGVNRHEHEPETGKTVSREGMIKDIELLKQFNFNAVRTSHYPNTPEWYELCDEYGIYLVDEANIETHDYYDQICRDPRFSSAFLNRVQRMVHRDKNHPSIIMWSLGNESGYGANHDACAGWIRRFDDSRVLHYEGAVRPEWGQGTPVHKTGWGAFATDIYCPMYETVEEMVHFATETEDHRPYIACEYSHAMGNSNGSLKDYWHAFETTHGLQGGFIWDWVDQGLTKKTEDGREYWAYGGDYNEAVHDSDFCINGLIWPDRTPHPAMWECKYLKQPVSFTLSSGEGRLTTVQVRNKQDFTNMDWLKGEWELLKNGEIQSSGILRLPSLDPEEMMEISLPVSIPAAINGFEYFLNIKVRVRESKSWCEKDHLLAEEQLRLSGNYSFALNTAGPENTDKTAAAVTAFLEGNNLLLKDKEGKNLLKTGLELNLWRAATDNDGIREWSGQEDKPLGKWLKAGLHKLRVSNTELMTQNHRILEIKKKYSTADGMPEITMNQKIIPSGKGIVIETEVMIPHEYPSLPRIGLILPLEDNFEQLNWYGRGPHENYIDRDASAFYGIYRQSVTEQFVPYILPQECGNHSSTRWVELSDGNRTLKIEADRSFEFSALHHSAEDLYASRHVTDLLEKKETWLTLDMAQRGLGTGSCGPQTRTEYEISPGVYRFDFFISLF; encoded by the coding sequence ATGTATTTTTCCCCACTGGCAGCCCATAAACCCTGGATACAACCCGAGTTACCTTCGATTTCAACAATACCACCCCGTTCCACACTCTTCCCTTTTGCAGATATAGAGAGTGCCCTGGAAAGAAATCCTGAAAAATCTCCCTGGTTTATGAACCTGAAGGGTCACTGGGATTTTCTCCTGAAAGAGAAACCCGAAGATGTGAGCCCCGAAGATATAAAAATGGTTCCCTTGAAAAGCAGAAAAATAAAAGTCCCTGCAAACTGGACCATGGAAGATACGGGAGACTATCCCTGGTATACCAATGTACAGATGCCCTTTACCGTAAAGCCGCCGCATGTACCTGAAAAAAATCCGACAGGTATCTACCATACCAGCTTCAATCTACCCGGGGGATGGAAGAACCGACGTACAGTCATCCACTTTGACGGTGTTGAAAGTGCATTCTTTTTATATATAAATGGAGAGGAAGTAGGATTCAGTAAGGATTCCAGAACCCCCGCCGCCTTTGATATCAGCACCTATCTCAAAGAAGGAGAGAACAGCCTCTGTGCCGTTGTCATCCGATGGTCAGACGGAAGTTTCATGGAAGATCAGGACCACTGGTGGATGGCCGGGATTTACCGGGATGTCTATCTCTATTCAACGGATGAAGAGAGAATTGCCGACCTCTTTGTAAAATGTGAACCCCTTCCAGAGGGAAAAGGGTCAATGGAAATTTCGGTGCAGACCGACTCAATCAATGAAGCCCATGAAGTCTTTGGTCTTTCCGGGACACTCTATGATTCTGCAGGCAATATAAAATGGGACTGCCCCGAACTGGGTACTACAAGATTCAGAGACATAAGGCACACAGATAGCGATAAAATCGGCGGCAGAGAGATCCGTTTTACTGCGGTGATTGAAGATATCAGGATGTGGTCCTCTGAACATCCGGAACTTTATACCTTTGTTACAGCCCTGCATAAACCTGACGGCAGCATTGTCGAAGCCGTCAGCTGCCGCAGCGGGTTCAGAAAAGTGGAGATAAAAAACAGAGAACTCCTTATCAATGGTAAAGCCGTCATGATAAAGGGAGTCAACAGACATGAACATGAACCGGAAACAGGAAAAACAGTCAGCCGGGAAGGGATGATTAAGGACATTGAACTCCTCAAACAGTTTAACTTCAATGCCGTGAGAACATCTCACTATCCCAATACACCGGAATGGTACGAGCTCTGTGATGAGTATGGTATCTACCTTGTTGATGAAGCCAACATAGAAACACACGACTATTATGATCAGATATGCAGAGATCCCCGTTTCAGTTCTGCCTTTTTAAACAGGGTTCAGCGAATGGTTCATAGAGACAAGAACCATCCCTCAATTATCATGTGGTCCCTTGGGAATGAATCCGGATACGGAGCGAATCATGATGCCTGTGCCGGATGGATCAGAAGGTTTGATGATTCCAGGGTTCTCCACTATGAAGGTGCTGTCCGTCCCGAATGGGGTCAGGGTACTCCTGTTCATAAAACCGGATGGGGAGCCTTTGCCACGGATATCTACTGCCCTATGTATGAAACCGTGGAAGAGATGGTCCACTTTGCAACAGAGACCGAGGATCACCGTCCCTATATAGCCTGTGAATATTCCCATGCCATGGGAAACAGCAACGGCAGCCTGAAAGATTACTGGCATGCCTTTGAAACGACTCACGGTCTGCAGGGCGGCTTTATCTGGGACTGGGTTGACCAGGGACTGACAAAGAAAACTGAAGACGGCAGGGAGTACTGGGCCTACGGCGGTGATTACAATGAAGCTGTGCATGACTCCGATTTCTGTATCAATGGTCTGATCTGGCCGGATAGAACTCCTCACCCCGCCATGTGGGAGTGTAAGTATCTTAAGCAGCCTGTCAGTTTTACCCTCTCCTCAGGAGAAGGCCGACTGACGACTGTTCAGGTCCGGAATAAGCAGGATTTCACTAATATGGACTGGCTGAAGGGAGAATGGGAGCTTTTAAAAAACGGGGAAATTCAGAGTTCCGGCATTCTGAGGCTTCCGTCATTGGATCCAGAAGAAATGATGGAGATATCTCTCCCCGTTTCAATTCCTGCAGCCATAAATGGATTCGAATACTTTCTGAATATCAAAGTCAGAGTCAGAGAATCAAAAAGCTGGTGTGAAAAAGATCATTTACTTGCAGAAGAACAGCTACGCCTTTCAGGAAACTACTCATTTGCATTAAATACTGCCGGCCCGGAAAATACAGATAAAACTGCGGCTGCAGTCACTGCCTTTTTAGAAGGGAATAATCTGCTCCTGAAAGACAAAGAGGGAAAGAATCTTCTGAAAACGGGTCTGGAACTCAATCTATGGAGAGCGGCAACAGACAATGACGGAATAAGGGAATGGTCGGGGCAGGAAGACAAGCCCCTGGGCAAATGGCTTAAAGCCGGTCTTCATAAGCTCAGAGTCTCAAACACAGAGCTAATGACTCAGAATCACCGGATACTGGAGATAAAGAAAAAGTACAGCACAGCCGATGGAATGCCTGAAATTACAATGAATCAGAAAATTATACCCTCGGGAAAGGGCATAGTCATCGAAACTGAAGTAATGATCCCCCATGAATACCCCAGCCTTCCCAGAATAGGTCTTATTCTTCCTCTTGAAGATAATTTTGAACAGCTGAACTGGTATGGACGGGGACCTCATGAAAACTATATTGATAGAGATGCTTCTGCATTCTACGGCATCTACAGGCAGAGTGTAACAGAACAGTTTGTTCCCTACATTCTTCCCCAGGAATGCGGAAATCACAGCAGCACCCGCTGGGTGGAATTATCTGATGGAAACAGAACTTTAAAAATTGAAGCTGACAGGAGTTTTGAGTTCTCAGCTCTCCATCACAGTGCTGAAGATCTATACGCCTCACGTCATGTGACAGATCTGCTTGAAAAGAAAGAGACCTGGCTGACCCTTGATATGGCTCAGAGGGGTCTTGGAACAGGAAGCTGCGGTCCTCAGACTAGAACTGAGTATGAAATAAGCCCTGGAGTTTATAGATTCGACTTTTTCATTTCATTGTTCTGA
- a CDS encoding rhodanese-like domain-containing protein encodes MKKILVLFMALLVLPMAMFAEGQQDAPSNPVADAAAEYFADYPGSRIVPATKAFEAIDAGADVLILDIRQADVYAEGHLKGAVNVPWGPELAKAIDWLPDDQPIYVNCYTGQTAGQATAVLNIAGFNVSSIKYGWNLGIAKTEGFETYVETAANAAPEASGVRIDADIKAAAVDYFNNLKSDPATPNNIVAASKAMDIDGAVIVSIRSAEDYAKGHIEGAINIPFGENMQTSFDQLPMDKKVLVYCYSGQTAGQTVGVLRMMGYDAASIKSGMGTAGTGGSGWGNEGLPVVK; translated from the coding sequence ATGAAAAAGATTCTTGTTCTATTTATGGCTCTTTTAGTACTGCCCATGGCAATGTTTGCCGAAGGTCAGCAGGATGCCCCTTCTAACCCTGTAGCAGATGCTGCAGCTGAGTACTTTGCAGATTACCCCGGTTCCAGAATTGTTCCCGCGACAAAGGCTTTCGAAGCAATTGATGCCGGTGCAGACGTTCTGATCCTGGATATCAGACAGGCTGATGTTTATGCAGAAGGCCACCTGAAGGGTGCAGTAAACGTTCCCTGGGGTCCCGAACTTGCAAAAGCAATCGACTGGCTGCCCGATGATCAGCCCATCTATGTAAATTGCTACACAGGTCAGACTGCAGGTCAGGCTACCGCTGTTCTTAATATTGCAGGATTCAATGTAAGTTCTATCAAATACGGATGGAACCTCGGTATAGCCAAGACTGAAGGATTCGAAACATATGTTGAAACTGCTGCCAACGCGGCTCCCGAAGCTTCCGGTGTAAGAATTGATGCCGATATAAAAGCTGCAGCCGTAGATTACTTCAACAACCTGAAATCTGATCCTGCAACTCCCAACAACATCGTTGCGGCTTCTAAAGCCATGGACATTGATGGTGCGGTAATCGTTTCTATCAGATCAGCTGAAGATTACGCCAAGGGTCACATCGAAGGTGCAATCAACATTCCTTTCGGTGAGAACATGCAGACTTCTTTCGATCAGCTCCCCATGGACAAGAAAGTTCTTGTTTACTGCTACTCCGGTCAGACTGCCGGTCAGACTGTAGGTGTTCTCAGAATGATGGGATACGATGCAGCCTCTATTAAAAGTGGTATGGGAACAGCCGGAACCGGTGGTTCAGGCTGGGGTAACGAAGGTCTTCCTGTCGTTAAATAA
- a CDS encoding ABC transporter permease, with product MKRIAGSSVFWILLIVLLWEGIYRSGLLHPLVFPSLGDIVLTAGNDFKSGELPLNILSSLFLIFISFIPSIIIAFLMTLLSRKSLQLKALFRTLANLAHPLPGIALLPVLILWTGLGQHIIVLMVIHSVLWPLLVNLESGMDETPEIWLNLGRNNNLNSREMFFQILLPGAYPYLLAGLKIGWARAWRAVISAEMIFGTISGAGGLGWYIFNKRIFMDSAGMFAGILILMILGILVDQLIFAPLELKVNRRRGKSL from the coding sequence ATGAAGCGTATAGCGGGTTCTTCAGTTTTCTGGATTCTTCTGATTGTTCTTCTCTGGGAGGGCATTTACAGGAGCGGCCTGCTTCATCCTCTGGTATTTCCGTCTTTGGGAGATATTGTACTGACGGCGGGAAATGATTTTAAAAGCGGAGAGTTGCCTTTAAATATTCTCAGCTCACTTTTTCTTATCTTTATCTCTTTTATACCATCCATCATCATCGCTTTTCTGATGACCCTTCTCTCCAGGAAATCTCTGCAGCTCAAGGCTCTTTTCAGAACGCTTGCCAATCTGGCACATCCTCTGCCGGGAATTGCCCTGCTCCCTGTTCTGATCCTCTGGACCGGTCTGGGACAGCATATTATTGTTCTTATGGTTATCCATTCTGTGTTGTGGCCCCTCCTGGTTAATCTGGAGAGCGGAATGGATGAGACTCCGGAAATCTGGCTGAATCTGGGACGCAATAATAATCTGAACTCCAGAGAGATGTTTTTTCAGATACTCCTCCCCGGAGCCTACCCATATCTTCTGGCGGGTTTGAAAATCGGCTGGGCCCGTGCCTGGCGTGCTGTTATTTCGGCCGAGATGATTTTTGGAACTATCAGCGGAGCCGGCGGTCTGGGCTGGTATATCTTCAATAAGCGGATTTTCATGGACAGCGCAGGAATGTTTGCGGGTATTCTGATCCTTATGATTCTGGGGATACTTGTGGATCAGCTGATTTTTGCTCCACTTGAACTCAAGGTAAACCGCCGCAGAGGGAAAAGCCTGTGA
- a CDS encoding C-GCAxxG-C-C family (seleno)protein → MKREESVLNHFKHKNRKLRINCAQAILKTYDPNGLVLDSELVIEFKKHGHGKAPNKYCGAYYAASYLLEIHHPDKMEDFANWFRVKSGDLVCRKIRKARQLSCSGCVEQAALYLNDVFPEYPSALSS, encoded by the coding sequence ATGAAAAGAGAAGAATCAGTACTGAACCATTTTAAACACAAGAATCGCAAGCTGAGGATAAACTGTGCCCAGGCCATACTGAAAACCTATGATCCCAACGGGCTGGTTCTGGATAGTGAACTTGTAATAGAATTCAAAAAACACGGTCACGGTAAGGCTCCGAATAAGTACTGCGGTGCCTATTATGCAGCTTCATACCTTCTCGAAATACACCATCCTGATAAAATGGAGGACTTTGCAAACTGGTTTCGGGTAAAATCCGGCGATCTGGTCTGCCGGAAGATCCGAAAAGCCCGCCAGCTCAGCTGCAGCGGATGTGTAGAACAGGCGGCTCTCTATCTGAATGATGTATTTCCTGAATATCCTTCGGCCCTGAGCAGTTAA
- a CDS encoding ABC transporter substrate-binding protein, whose translation MKIIKVVFLLFPIMLLFSCGRSSDSVSIAQQYGLAYAPVQIMKDKGFLEDELKGKTEVKWIRLANTAAIREGVLAGDVDAGFLGIPPFLIAIDQGMPWKLLCGISQSPLGLAVPAGRWANLEDIPLDVKIALPQPGSIQHILLAMALKREMGDASYFDKNLQSLKHPDGLNALVAGSVDAHFTSPPYIFMEEDMDEFEVILKGEEAMGSPFTFIVSMVTDKAVSELPDFPAALIMALERSMEFMETHPDESLQLLSEAYNIDKIKLADYMNRPGMIYGSDVLGLEEFISFMAAEGYLENISDSGGIRIK comes from the coding sequence ATGAAGATAATCAAGGTTGTTTTTCTTTTATTCCCAATTATGCTTCTTTTTTCCTGCGGCAGGTCAAGTGACAGTGTCAGCATCGCACAGCAGTACGGTCTGGCGTATGCTCCTGTACAGATCATGAAGGATAAGGGTTTTCTTGAGGATGAACTCAAAGGGAAAACCGAAGTGAAGTGGATAAGACTGGCTAATACGGCTGCTATTCGTGAGGGAGTACTTGCGGGTGATGTTGATGCGGGATTTCTCGGAATCCCACCCTTTCTGATCGCCATTGATCAGGGAATGCCCTGGAAGCTTCTTTGTGGAATCTCTCAGTCTCCTCTGGGACTTGCAGTACCCGCAGGACGTTGGGCTAATCTTGAAGATATTCCCCTTGATGTGAAAATTGCTCTTCCTCAGCCCGGAAGTATTCAGCATATTCTCCTTGCCATGGCTCTGAAGAGAGAAATGGGAGATGCATCCTATTTTGATAAAAATCTTCAGTCTCTGAAGCATCCCGACGGGCTCAATGCTCTTGTGGCAGGCTCTGTGGACGCTCATTTCACCTCTCCCCCCTATATTTTCATGGAAGAGGATATGGATGAGTTTGAAGTAATCCTGAAAGGAGAAGAGGCCATGGGCTCTCCTTTTACTTTTATTGTTTCCATGGTGACAGATAAGGCTGTATCAGAGCTTCCTGATTTTCCTGCAGCATTGATTATGGCACTGGAGCGTTCAATGGAATTTATGGAAACTCATCCTGATGAATCTCTGCAGCTCCTCTCGGAAGCTTATAATATTGATAAAATTAAACTGGCCGACTATATGAACCGGCCCGGGATGATCTATGGCAGCGATGTTCTCGGCCTTGAGGAATTTATCTCATTTATGGCTGCAGAAGGATATCTTGAGAATATCTCTGACAGCGGAGGGATACGCATTAAATGA
- a CDS encoding LemA family protein, with translation MTKKIKTGWIVLAVVAVVILMIFSSFKGTYNKMVALDESVAASWSQVENVYQRRMDLIPNLVNTVKGYASHEQETFALITEARSRAGGTIQVSDEVLNNPESFKRFQQVQSELGSALQRLMVVSENYPELKADKNFLALQDQLEGTENRIAVERKRFNDSVKNYNLYIRQFPRVMIANLMGFSEKQYFQSAQGADQAPEVSFE, from the coding sequence TTGACAAAAAAAATAAAAACCGGATGGATCGTACTGGCGGTTGTCGCGGTAGTGATTCTTATGATTTTTTCTTCCTTTAAAGGAACATATAATAAAATGGTGGCTCTTGATGAGTCTGTTGCAGCATCCTGGAGTCAGGTTGAAAATGTATACCAGAGACGAATGGATCTGATTCCCAACCTTGTAAATACTGTAAAGGGGTATGCATCTCACGAGCAGGAGACCTTTGCACTGATCACCGAGGCACGCTCCAGAGCGGGAGGAACCATCCAGGTTTCCGACGAAGTCCTGAATAATCCTGAGAGTTTTAAGCGGTTTCAGCAGGTTCAGAGTGAACTGGGATCGGCACTTCAAAGACTGATGGTTGTTTCAGAAAATTATCCTGAGCTTAAAGCAGACAAGAATTTCCTTGCCTTGCAGGATCAGCTGGAGGGAACAGAAAACCGTATTGCAGTAGAGCGAAAACGCTTCAATGATTCTGTTAAAAACTACAATCTATATATCAGACAGTTTCCCAGGGTCATGATTGCCAATTTGATGGGATTCAGCGAGAAACAGTATTTTCAGTCTGCTCAGGGTGCCGATCAGGCTCCTGAAGTCTCCTTCGAATAG
- a CDS encoding ABC transporter ATP-binding protein, which produces MNVLECSSIDFSYPLQNGSSLSILKDFSLKLAPGEILSLLGPSGCGKTTALNLLAGFLKAEMGRVKYKGNELESPFSSGQMIFQDSNQLLPWLTAEENILFPISRRRFPGMRVRVDEKQRQKLDNILSLVGLMDFRAYHPVKLSGGMKQRCALGRALMADAEILFMDEPFGALDTPSRRELQNLLLDLWKEKGLSVVFVTHDISEAINLSDRIMLFSRPGSRVREIQVSLNRPRDRRESSFKEMEFDIYSSLADTEE; this is translated from the coding sequence GTGAATGTGCTTGAATGCAGTTCTATAGATTTCTCATACCCTCTGCAGAACGGTTCCTCCCTTTCCATTCTCAAAGACTTCAGCCTGAAACTGGCCCCCGGGGAAATCCTTTCCCTTCTGGGACCTTCGGGCTGTGGGAAAACGACAGCTCTAAATCTTCTTGCCGGATTTTTAAAAGCAGAAATGGGCCGGGTAAAATATAAGGGTAATGAATTAGAGAGTCCCTTTTCCAGTGGACAGATGATATTTCAGGACAGTAATCAGCTGCTTCCATGGCTGACTGCAGAAGAAAATATCCTTTTTCCAATCAGCCGGCGTCGTTTTCCGGGGATGAGGGTCAGGGTTGATGAAAAACAGAGACAGAAGCTGGATAATATCCTATCTCTGGTAGGGTTGATGGATTTTAGAGCCTATCATCCTGTGAAATTATCAGGGGGGATGAAACAGCGCTGTGCCCTGGGCAGAGCACTTATGGCAGATGCGGAGATCCTTTTTATGGATGAACCATTTGGAGCTCTTGATACACCCTCAAGGCGTGAGCTGCAGAATCTTCTTCTGGATCTCTGGAAAGAGAAGGGCTTGTCCGTTGTTTTTGTCACACATGATATTTCTGAAGCTATTAACCTTTCAGACCGCATTATGCTTTTCAGCCGACCGGGTTCCCGGGTAAGAGAAATCCAGGTGAGTTTGAACAGACCCAGGGATAGAAGAGAGAGCTCTTTTAAAGAGATGGAATTTGATATCTATTCTTCACTGGCTGATACTGAAGAATAA
- a CDS encoding AraC family transcriptional regulator — protein sequence MVYPGNDHIREELVFRSLGEPSRRQRIGCGFMYKGGVSVDEYESYFSSYALVYVIRGRGKYITEQGQEIPLEPGSLFQRHPGILHSTLLDPESRWLECFLDFGEDMYRALVSMRLVFPDEPLCWLPPDSGIEEEFYRIMMSLKEASERELPHYSMEILQFCASLLERSRKGDEPGWDRVELSCRDFNRMIDKRFDLKEYCYSRGWGYESFRKVFYKKMGLSPGQYIIQIRMDEACRLLRIGDLTVKETALRLGYKSPYEFSAQFRRYTGWSPRDYRGAQPLAAP from the coding sequence ATGGTATATCCGGGAAATGATCATATAAGAGAAGAGCTAGTCTTCCGTTCTCTGGGAGAGCCCTCTCGCAGGCAGCGTATCGGCTGTGGTTTTATGTATAAGGGCGGGGTCTCTGTGGATGAATATGAGAGTTATTTTTCTTCCTATGCTCTTGTGTATGTCATCAGGGGCAGAGGAAAATACATTACAGAACAGGGGCAGGAGATTCCCCTTGAGCCGGGTAGTCTTTTTCAGCGTCATCCAGGTATTCTTCACTCTACTCTTTTAGATCCGGAGAGCCGCTGGCTTGAGTGTTTTCTTGATTTCGGGGAAGACATGTACAGAGCTCTTGTCTCTATGCGTCTGGTTTTTCCGGATGAACCGCTCTGCTGGCTACCTCCCGACAGCGGTATTGAAGAGGAGTTCTACCGGATTATGATGAGTCTTAAAGAGGCGTCCGAAAGGGAGCTGCCCCATTACAGTATGGAGATTTTGCAGTTCTGTGCATCCCTGCTTGAGCGTTCCAGAAAGGGAGATGAACCGGGTTGGGACAGAGTTGAGCTCAGCTGCCGTGATTTCAATAGAATGATTGACAAGCGTTTTGATTTGAAAGAATACTGCTACAGCAGAGGATGGGGATACGAATCCTTCAGAAAGGTTTTTTATAAAAAAATGGGCCTCTCTCCGGGACAGTATATTATACAGATCCGTATGGATGAAGCCTGTCGGTTATTAAGAATTGGAGATCTTACTGTCAAGGAGACAGCCCTGAGGCTGGGATATAAAAGCCCCTATGAGTTTTCGGCTCAGTTCAGGCGCTATACCGGCTGGTCTCCCAGAGATTATAGAGGTGCTCAGCCTCTGGCGGCTCCGTAA